In Erythrobacter sp. F6033, a single genomic region encodes these proteins:
- a CDS encoding FAD-binding protein: MGLLDKVLPGRSKKDILSEKATKRVHSWMKVFFGDVYPHRFTSDDKLADFIRENEYSCVGQSHSYNGVQVVPGMNAVLMGKSTLDDCDCDFSSGTVTCGPSTTIEELKRTLLGRDLKMFNSGNFMAQTVIGALVTGTHGYGEKATMADSVTELTFLNGRGLPVTLKRGDPDFPYAAISFGTIGPIVSVTLEATGLVSYQSDAWITRLSKKEKLKKGSVATSWAVVPYSNPKDPLIMLHSLRPASVGKKAQKTKPKLFSWARLAMFVIERYWAIDRTFPRLRRPLQRLADRIDIRSHRRTITDERDLDYLYDPEPLLKSQRSPDILTGLFSTTHTAYNLAFHVPLERAEEIVKFIMIEIEKWQSLRFYMKSLIGVRELSDTSPLPFAGNYKGPTAAIDLFADVRDYAWLERLQREVLSYFDDVRPHWGKSAIVPEFAASLGDEHMTRLHDLHKKHFPEGNLKPNERVRKLFDLGKPMASASIEMVRQD, encoded by the coding sequence ATGGGATTACTCGATAAAGTTCTGCCCGGTCGTTCCAAGAAAGACATTTTGTCCGAAAAGGCGACCAAGCGAGTCCATTCTTGGATGAAGGTATTCTTTGGCGATGTTTACCCGCATCGCTTCACATCAGATGACAAGCTGGCTGATTTCATTCGCGAGAACGAATATTCCTGCGTTGGGCAATCGCACAGCTACAACGGAGTTCAGGTTGTCCCGGGCATGAACGCCGTACTCATGGGCAAATCGACCCTTGATGATTGCGACTGTGACTTTTCGTCAGGCACTGTGACATGCGGACCTTCGACTACGATCGAAGAACTGAAACGCACCCTGCTCGGACGCGATTTGAAGATGTTCAACAGCGGAAACTTCATGGCGCAGACCGTTATCGGTGCGCTTGTTACTGGCACCCATGGCTATGGTGAGAAAGCGACCATGGCCGATAGCGTAACTGAGCTGACATTTCTTAATGGGCGGGGATTGCCGGTTACGCTCAAACGCGGAGATCCCGACTTTCCTTATGCCGCAATTTCGTTCGGAACGATCGGACCGATCGTAAGCGTGACATTGGAGGCAACCGGATTGGTCAGCTATCAATCGGACGCATGGATCACCCGGCTGTCGAAGAAGGAAAAGCTGAAGAAAGGTTCTGTAGCCACATCGTGGGCTGTGGTCCCGTACAGTAACCCTAAAGACCCGTTGATCATGCTCCATAGCTTACGGCCCGCAAGTGTGGGCAAGAAAGCGCAGAAGACCAAGCCAAAGCTATTCTCTTGGGCACGGTTGGCGATGTTTGTTATCGAGAGATATTGGGCGATTGACCGAACTTTTCCGCGTTTGCGTCGCCCGCTGCAAAGACTGGCGGATCGGATAGATATTCGCAGCCACCGCCGCACCATTACAGATGAACGTGACCTCGACTACCTTTACGATCCCGAACCTTTGCTCAAGAGTCAGCGCTCCCCAGACATTCTGACGGGATTGTTCTCGACCACACACACAGCCTATAATCTGGCGTTCCATGTGCCATTGGAACGCGCGGAAGAGATCGTAAAATTCATCATGATTGAAATCGAGAAGTGGCAGTCTCTTCGGTTCTATATGAAAAGCCTGATCGGGGTTCGGGAGCTGAGCGACACGTCTCCATTGCCTTTTGCTGGTAATTACAAAGGTCCGACAGCCGCCATCGATTTGTTCGCAGATGTCCGTGACTATGCATGGCTTGAGCGGCTGCAAAGGGAAGTGCTTAGCTATTTTGACGATGTGCGACCGCATTGGGGTAAGAGCGCCATCGTACCCGAGTTCGCCGCCAGCTTGGGGGACGAGCACATGACTCGTCTTCATGACCTCCACAAAAAACACTTCCCAGAGGGCAATTTGAAGCCAAACGAACGGGTTCGGAAACTGTTCGACCTCGGCAAACCAATGGCGTCGGCATCAATCGAGATGGTCAGACAGGATTAA
- a CDS encoding DUF305 domain-containing protein, which translates to MTTDNSTIRTSRALLTAMLLGSSSLAFAQSAPIVQPGAPGQASKTLSVDEATKLASSKYTDADVAFMQGMIVHHEQAVTMSELVNDRTNNEDVVTIAGRILSSQADEIEFMKEWLGDRGEPAAMPGMAGHAEHMHHMMAGMASPDQMAALAAAEGTEFDRQFLTLMIAHHEGAIDMVDELLRQPGSASDPILFRFVGDIDNDQTSEIERMDGMLANLSADPRASLASGFDNAEEAIMNLRKVSSLRKPAGFFDPENPSDLRAVVPPRDEQATEGEETEEAADAEAASDEAAPEREEEESLTQFAERSPLLDFANTDMAFFNDIMVAGNYHGFNIYRLGDDGVPNLLSSVVCPGGQGDVSVVGDLLVMSVEQTRGRVDCGLQGVEGEVSEERFRGLRIFDISDLARPRQVGGVQTCRGSHTHSIVSADDEKIIVYNSGTSRVREQEELSRCIDNPSDSRTALFSIDVIEIPVANPAAARIISSPRVFADQETGEIAGLWLGGDSGEGTQRTSQTNQCHDITVFPSLNLAAGACSGNGILMDISDPMNPVRIDAVFDKGFAYWHSATFNNDGTKVIFTDEWGGGGRPRCKASDPMTWGANAVYDIKDGKLEFRSHYKMPGPQGDTENCVAHNGSIIPVPGRDLFVQSWYQGGISVMDFTDSSNPTEIAYFDRGAISDEQLVVGGYWSSYWYNGRIYGTEITRGIDVFALEPSEYLSAEEIAAAEAASYANTRFNPQTQTQVTWDADVIEAAAASRKGG; encoded by the coding sequence ATGACTACAGATAATTCCACGATTCGCACATCTCGTGCGCTCTTGACCGCAATGCTGCTGGGCAGTTCTAGCCTTGCGTTTGCACAGAGCGCTCCGATCGTTCAGCCGGGCGCGCCCGGTCAGGCCAGCAAGACGCTCAGCGTTGATGAAGCGACCAAGCTTGCATCTTCCAAATACACTGACGCTGATGTGGCATTCATGCAGGGTATGATCGTGCACCACGAACAAGCGGTGACGATGTCCGAATTGGTCAATGACCGCACCAACAACGAAGACGTAGTAACAATTGCTGGCCGGATACTTTCCAGTCAGGCGGACGAAATCGAGTTCATGAAAGAGTGGCTTGGTGATCGCGGTGAACCCGCTGCTATGCCTGGAATGGCAGGACACGCAGAGCACATGCACCACATGATGGCTGGCATGGCATCGCCAGATCAGATGGCGGCGCTGGCGGCAGCAGAGGGAACCGAGTTTGATCGCCAGTTTCTGACATTAATGATCGCGCATCATGAAGGCGCGATTGATATGGTCGACGAATTGCTGCGTCAGCCGGGTAGTGCCTCTGACCCAATCCTGTTCCGCTTCGTCGGCGATATCGACAATGACCAAACCAGTGAAATCGAGCGGATGGACGGCATGCTGGCCAATCTCTCTGCCGATCCGCGTGCTTCGCTGGCATCCGGTTTTGACAATGCTGAAGAAGCGATCATGAACCTGCGTAAGGTCTCCAGTTTGAGGAAGCCAGCCGGCTTCTTCGATCCTGAGAACCCTTCCGATCTGCGCGCAGTTGTTCCGCCTCGTGACGAGCAAGCGACTGAAGGTGAAGAGACGGAAGAAGCTGCCGATGCAGAAGCCGCTTCTGACGAAGCAGCACCAGAGCGCGAAGAAGAAGAGAGTTTAACTCAATTCGCAGAGCGTTCCCCATTGCTGGACTTTGCAAACACCGACATGGCGTTCTTCAACGACATCATGGTGGCGGGCAATTACCACGGCTTCAACATTTACCGCCTTGGCGATGACGGCGTACCGAACCTCTTGAGCTCTGTGGTGTGTCCAGGCGGGCAGGGCGATGTCTCTGTCGTCGGCGATCTCTTGGTCATGAGCGTTGAGCAAACGCGCGGGCGTGTTGATTGCGGTCTCCAAGGTGTCGAAGGCGAGGTTAGCGAAGAACGTTTCCGCGGCCTGCGCATCTTTGATATCTCCGATTTGGCCCGCCCACGCCAAGTTGGCGGCGTGCAAACTTGCCGCGGCAGCCACACACATTCGATCGTGAGTGCCGACGACGAAAAGATCATCGTCTACAATTCCGGCACTTCGCGTGTTCGCGAGCAGGAAGAGCTGTCACGCTGCATTGATAACCCGTCTGACAGCAGGACCGCTCTGTTCAGCATCGACGTAATCGAAATCCCTGTCGCAAACCCAGCTGCCGCACGGATTATCAGCAGCCCACGCGTTTTTGCAGATCAGGAAACTGGCGAAATCGCAGGTCTTTGGCTTGGCGGTGATAGCGGCGAAGGCACGCAGCGCACGTCACAGACAAACCAGTGTCATGACATCACAGTCTTCCCGAGCCTGAACCTCGCGGCTGGCGCGTGCTCGGGTAACGGCATTCTTATGGACATTTCTGATCCGATGAACCCGGTTCGGATCGATGCTGTCTTCGATAAAGGCTTTGCCTATTGGCACTCTGCTACGTTCAACAATGACGGCACCAAAGTCATCTTCACTGATGAGTGGGGCGGCGGCGGTCGCCCTCGCTGTAAAGCGTCTGACCCGATGACCTGGGGCGCGAATGCGGTTTACGATATCAAGGATGGCAAGCTGGAATTCCGCAGCCACTACAAGATGCCCGGACCGCAAGGGGACACCGAAAACTGCGTCGCCCATAATGGTTCGATCATTCCCGTTCCTGGCCGCGATTTGTTTGTTCAGTCTTGGTATCAGGGCGGGATCAGTGTGATGGACTTCACGGACAGCTCGAACCCGACCGAGATTGCCTATTTCGATCGCGGTGCGATCAGTGATGAGCAGCTTGTGGTTGGCGGATACTGGTCTTCCTATTGGTACAATGGCCGTATCTACGGAACCGAGATCACTCGAGGCATTGATGTCTTCGCACTAGAGCCAAGCGAGTATCTCAGCGCTGAAGAGATCGCGGCGGCAGAGGCGGCGTCTTACGCTAATACGCGCTTCAACCCGCAAACTCAGACCCAAGTAACTTGGGATGCAGACGTGATCGAAGCTGCAGCAGCGAGCCGCAAGGGCGGCTAA
- a CDS encoding MATE family efflux transporter — protein MNETERLETPSWGQELRATLMLATPLALANLLQMLTYAVDVIFIARLGDEQLAASALAISLFGLVLWAMTSLIGAVAPLIAEALGSSAPSFRPVRRSTRMALWLAVIAGVIGMGICLLLEPLMIETGQQPAIIVMAREYNLVIIYSMVPMLLAAVLRYYVSALGRPIFATAITGLGIFVNAGANYAFIFGNFGAPELGLTGAAVATIITSIFTLAVYVIVILGDPALAKFRIFYRFWRPDWQRFWQIIRVGAPIALTVTAEAGIFGAAAFLMGRFGAAELAGHTVALQLAALAFQIPFGVGQAATIRVGYFYGARDPVGAQRAGWVAMVIGTGFMAITASAMVLAPYTLLSIYVDPYAAKNAALVGFALQYLVLAAAFQVVDGVQAVAAGALRGLQDTRVPMWIAIFSYWVPGIGLSIWLGFFTPLQGVGVWIGLAVGLASAAVLLTWRWMLREKLGLTRHPI, from the coding sequence ATGAATGAAACAGAGCGTCTTGAAACGCCCAGTTGGGGCCAGGAATTGCGGGCAACGTTGATGCTCGCGACGCCGCTTGCGCTCGCCAACCTTCTCCAAATGCTCACCTACGCCGTCGACGTAATCTTCATCGCGCGGTTGGGCGACGAACAGCTCGCCGCATCGGCTTTGGCAATTTCCCTATTCGGCCTAGTGCTTTGGGCGATGACATCTTTGATCGGGGCTGTCGCTCCGCTCATCGCCGAGGCGCTCGGATCATCCGCGCCATCATTCAGGCCAGTGCGACGCTCCACACGAATGGCACTATGGCTGGCTGTCATAGCGGGCGTCATTGGCATGGGCATTTGCTTGCTGCTCGAACCGTTGATGATTGAGACGGGACAGCAGCCTGCCATCATTGTAATGGCGCGCGAGTATAACCTTGTCATTATCTATTCGATGGTGCCGATGCTGCTCGCAGCCGTACTGCGTTATTATGTCTCGGCATTGGGCCGCCCGATCTTTGCAACGGCGATTACAGGCCTAGGCATTTTTGTGAACGCGGGTGCCAATTACGCATTTATCTTCGGCAACTTCGGTGCACCGGAATTGGGACTGACGGGCGCTGCTGTGGCAACGATAATCACATCGATTTTCACGCTCGCCGTGTATGTGATTGTCATCCTCGGCGATCCAGCACTTGCCAAATTTCGCATCTTCTATCGCTTTTGGAGGCCCGACTGGCAAAGGTTCTGGCAGATCATCCGGGTCGGCGCTCCCATCGCTCTCACGGTTACGGCAGAAGCAGGTATCTTCGGAGCCGCAGCGTTCTTGATGGGCCGTTTTGGCGCTGCTGAGCTAGCGGGGCATACCGTCGCATTGCAGCTTGCCGCGCTCGCATTTCAGATACCATTTGGTGTCGGTCAGGCCGCAACAATTCGCGTGGGTTACTTTTACGGTGCCCGCGATCCAGTGGGTGCGCAGCGCGCAGGTTGGGTCGCGATGGTGATCGGTACAGGATTTATGGCGATCACAGCCAGCGCGATGGTGCTCGCGCCCTACACGTTGCTTTCCATCTATGTGGATCCCTACGCCGCCAAGAACGCGGCGCTGGTGGGGTTTGCCTTGCAATACCTTGTTCTTGCCGCCGCATTCCAAGTTGTAGACGGTGTTCAAGCAGTTGCTGCGGGTGCGCTACGCGGATTGCAAGACACCCGCGTGCCGATGTGGATTGCAATTTTCAGCTATTGGGTGCCCGGCATCGGGCTTTCCATCTGGCTCGGTTTCTTCACCCCGCTCCAGGGTGTTGGGGTCTGGATCGGTCTCGCTGTTGGCTTAGCCTCAGCGGCCGTTCTACTTACGTGGCGCTGGATGTTAAGAGAGAAGCTGGGCTTAACCCGCCACCCCATCTGA
- the groL gene encoding chaperonin GroEL (60 kDa chaperone family; promotes refolding of misfolded polypeptides especially under stressful conditions; forms two stacked rings of heptamers to form a barrel-shaped 14mer; ends can be capped by GroES; misfolded proteins enter the barrel where they are refolded when GroES binds) codes for MAAKDVKFGRDAREGILKGVDTLANAVKVTLGPKGRNVVIDKSFGAPRITKDGVTVAKEIELQDKFENMGAQMLKEVASKTNDLAGDGTTTATVLGQAIIREGMTAVAAGMNPMDLKRGIDAAVTKVTADLVGRSKEVAGSAEVAQVGVISANGDKEVGEKIAEAMEKVGKEGVITVEEAKGLEFELDVVEGMQFDRGYLSPYFITNPDKMTVELENPYILINEGKLSSLQAMLPVLEAAMQSGRPLLIIAEDIEGEALATLVVNKLRGGLKVAAVKAPGFGDRRKAMLQDISILTKGEMVSEDLGIKLENVTLGMLGEAKRVTIDKDNTTIVDGAGSQDDIKARVGEIKAQMEATTSDYDREKLQERLAKLAGGVAVIKVGGASEVEVKERKDRVDDALHATRAAVEEGIVPGGGTALLYASKVLEGLKGDNDDQTRGIDIVRRAILAPVRQIAANAGHDGAVVSGNLLREGDETQGFNAATDTYENLVEAGVIDPTKVVRTALQDAASVAGLLITTEAAITDAPEKEGAGAPAMPDMGGMGGMGGGMGF; via the coding sequence ATGGCTGCTAAGGACGTAAAGTTCGGCCGTGATGCCCGCGAAGGCATCCTCAAAGGCGTAGACACGCTCGCAAACGCTGTAAAAGTGACACTCGGCCCGAAAGGTCGCAACGTTGTCATCGACAAAAGCTTTGGCGCACCGCGCATCACCAAAGACGGCGTTACCGTCGCCAAGGAAATCGAACTGCAAGACAAGTTCGAAAACATGGGCGCGCAGATGCTCAAGGAAGTTGCGTCGAAGACCAACGACCTCGCCGGTGACGGCACCACCACTGCAACCGTTCTGGGCCAAGCGATCATTCGCGAAGGCATGACGGCTGTTGCAGCTGGCATGAACCCGATGGATCTCAAGCGCGGCATTGACGCGGCTGTTACCAAAGTGACCGCTGATCTCGTTGGCCGTTCGAAAGAAGTCGCCGGTTCGGCTGAGGTTGCTCAGGTTGGCGTAATCTCGGCCAATGGTGACAAAGAAGTCGGCGAGAAAATTGCTGAAGCCATGGAAAAGGTCGGCAAAGAAGGCGTGATCACCGTCGAAGAAGCCAAAGGCCTCGAATTTGAGCTCGACGTTGTTGAAGGCATGCAGTTCGACCGTGGTTACCTCTCACCATACTTCATCACCAACCCTGACAAGATGACGGTGGAACTGGAAAATCCATACATCCTCATTAACGAAGGCAAGCTTTCCAGCCTGCAGGCGATGCTGCCGGTTCTCGAAGCAGCTATGCAGAGCGGCCGTCCGCTTCTGATCATTGCTGAAGACATCGAAGGCGAAGCGCTGGCGACACTGGTCGTGAACAAGCTGCGCGGCGGCCTTAAAGTTGCTGCGGTTAAAGCTCCAGGCTTCGGCGATCGCCGCAAAGCCATGCTGCAGGACATTTCGATCCTTACCAAGGGCGAAATGGTCAGCGAAGACCTCGGCATCAAGCTTGAGAATGTCACCCTCGGCATGCTCGGCGAAGCTAAGCGCGTCACCATCGACAAAGACAACACCACTATCGTGGACGGTGCCGGTTCGCAGGACGATATCAAAGCACGCGTCGGCGAAATCAAAGCCCAGATGGAAGCAACCACTAGCGACTATGACCGTGAGAAGCTGCAAGAGCGTCTCGCGAAATTGGCTGGCGGCGTTGCCGTGATCAAAGTTGGCGGTGCTTCGGAAGTCGAAGTGAAGGAACGCAAAGACCGCGTTGATGACGCGCTCCACGCAACACGCGCTGCTGTTGAAGAAGGCATCGTCCCTGGCGGTGGTACCGCGCTTCTGTACGCCTCGAAAGTTCTCGAAGGCCTCAAAGGCGACAATGATGACCAGACCCGCGGCATCGACATCGTTCGCCGTGCGATCCTCGCCCCGGTCCGTCAGATCGCTGCAAACGCTGGCCATGATGGCGCCGTAGTTTCGGGCAACCTCCTTCGCGAAGGTGACGAAACCCAAGGCTTCAACGCTGCGACCGACACCTACGAAAACTTGGTGGAAGCCGGCGTGATCGACCCTACCAAGGTTGTTCGCACCGCGCTTCAGGACGCAGCTTCGGTTGCTGGCCTGCTCATCACCACTGAAGCGGCGATCACCGACGCTCCGGAAAAAGAAGGCGCTGGCGCCCCTGCAATGCCTGATATGGGCGGCATGGGCGGTATGGGCGGCGGCATGGGCTTCTAA
- the groES gene encoding co-chaperone GroES, producing the protein MAFRPLHDRVVVRRIEADQKTAGGIIIPDSAQEKPSEGEIVSVGEGARDDSGNRIALDVNAGDRVLFGKWSGTEVKIDGEDLLIMKESDIMGVIG; encoded by the coding sequence ATGGCATTTCGTCCGTTGCACGACCGCGTAGTGGTCCGCCGCATCGAAGCCGACCAGAAAACCGCTGGCGGCATCATCATTCCTGATTCAGCCCAAGAGAAGCCAAGCGAAGGCGAAATCGTCTCCGTTGGTGAAGGCGCCCGTGACGATAGCGGCAACCGCATCGCTCTCGACGTGAACGCTGGCGACCGCGTCCTGTTCGGCAAATGGTCCGGCACCGAAGTCAAGATCGACGGTGAAGACCTGCTGATCATGAAGGAAAGCGACATCATGGGCGTGATCGGCTGA
- a CDS encoding DUF885 domain-containing protein, with amino-acid sequence MKTKLAALLMASVAVTGCDMMNPTVETLECATTQTECLNAWFDEKFQEELAFSPLRQTSLGMKTDYDKIDDFSLEAQREQLRWWQAATAEMEANFDYDELSDEAKLSWDMWQFRTERAESALEFADHDYILTQMGGTHAALPSFLLSQHTVESDSDMVAFIARIGGIGTAMDQLLERAQNNAEAGTRPPRFAYDAVIAESQKLISGVPFDESGEDSALWEGSEKHLADLVEAGTITEERADELREEARTALTGTFAPAYTRVINWFTEDRVNTSEEAQGVNQLAKGSDFYNHSLGMMTTTKLTADEIHDIGLNEVARIRAEMEAVKDQVGFEGSLQEFFVFTREDDEFFFSDDEAGAQAYIDRATMHIDELTARLPEFFGTLPKAPLEVRRVEPFREQDGAAQHYRAGTPDGSRPGIYYAHLSDMKAMPIPPLEAIAYHEGNPGHHMQVSIAQELEGIPKFRSQGGFISAYGEGWALYSEALAKEMGGYKDPYSEFGRLQSEMWRAIRLVVDTGIHAKGWTEDQAVAYCLENSPNPETVARSEVQRYFVLPGQATSYKIGMIRIQELRGKAEKELGEDFDIRGFHDTVLGAGALPLSILEKRVDQWIESVKAA; translated from the coding sequence ATGAAGACGAAACTCGCAGCACTCTTAATGGCATCGGTCGCTGTGACCGGATGCGACATGATGAACCCGACAGTTGAAACCCTCGAATGCGCGACGACGCAGACCGAGTGTCTGAACGCATGGTTCGATGAAAAATTCCAAGAGGAATTGGCGTTCAGCCCGCTTCGTCAAACCTCGCTTGGTATGAAAACGGACTACGACAAGATCGATGATTTTAGCCTCGAGGCTCAGCGCGAACAACTCCGCTGGTGGCAAGCAGCAACAGCCGAGATGGAAGCCAATTTTGACTACGATGAACTATCGGATGAAGCCAAATTGTCTTGGGATATGTGGCAGTTTCGAACCGAACGCGCCGAAAGCGCCCTCGAATTCGCAGATCACGATTACATCCTGACCCAGATGGGCGGCACGCACGCGGCGCTGCCGAGCTTCTTGCTGAGCCAGCATACTGTCGAAAGCGATAGCGATATGGTCGCCTTCATCGCGCGAATTGGCGGAATTGGGACTGCGATGGATCAATTGCTCGAACGCGCACAAAACAATGCCGAAGCAGGCACACGCCCGCCGCGTTTCGCCTATGATGCCGTGATCGCGGAATCTCAAAAGCTGATCAGCGGTGTGCCATTCGATGAAAGCGGTGAAGACTCGGCTCTGTGGGAAGGCAGCGAAAAGCACCTCGCAGATCTCGTCGAGGCTGGCACTATCACCGAAGAGCGTGCGGACGAATTGCGCGAAGAGGCGCGCACTGCACTGACCGGAACATTTGCTCCTGCTTACACACGGGTCATCAATTGGTTCACCGAAGACCGCGTGAACACATCCGAGGAAGCTCAGGGCGTCAATCAGCTCGCCAAGGGTAGCGATTTCTACAATCACAGCCTTGGGATGATGACCACGACAAAGCTAACTGCGGACGAAATTCACGACATCGGCCTTAACGAAGTCGCGCGCATTCGGGCCGAAATGGAAGCTGTCAAAGATCAGGTCGGATTCGAAGGTTCGCTTCAGGAGTTCTTTGTCTTCACCCGTGAGGATGATGAGTTCTTCTTTTCCGATGATGAAGCGGGTGCGCAGGCCTATATTGACCGCGCGACCATGCATATCGATGAATTGACGGCGCGCTTGCCGGAGTTCTTTGGCACTTTGCCCAAGGCTCCGCTTGAAGTCCGCCGGGTGGAACCGTTCCGCGAACAAGACGGCGCAGCGCAGCATTATCGCGCTGGCACGCCCGATGGCTCGCGGCCCGGCATCTACTACGCTCACCTGTCGGATATGAAAGCGATGCCAATCCCGCCGCTGGAAGCGATCGCCTATCACGAGGGCAACCCTGGCCACCACATGCAGGTATCAATTGCGCAAGAGCTGGAAGGGATTCCCAAATTCCGTTCGCAGGGCGGCTTTATCTCCGCTTATGGCGAAGGCTGGGCGCTTTATTCCGAAGCTCTGGCCAAAGAGATGGGCGGATACAAAGATCCGTATTCCGAATTTGGTCGCTTGCAGAGCGAAATGTGGCGCGCGATCCGTCTAGTCGTCGACACGGGCATTCATGCCAAGGGGTGGACCGAGGATCAGGCGGTTGCATACTGCCTTGAAAACTCCCCCAATCCAGAGACTGTCGCCCGGTCCGAAGTACAACGCTATTTCGTGCTTCCGGGTCAGGCCACCTCATACAAAATCGGTATGATCCGTATTCAGGAACTCCGCGGCAAAGCGGAAAAAGAGCTCGGCGAGGACTTCGACATTCGCGGGTTCCATGACACCGTTCTTGGCGCGGGCGCACTACCGCTATCGATCCTCGAAAAGCGGGTCGACCAATGGATTGAAAGCGTCAAAGCAGCCTAG
- the rplL gene encoding 50S ribosomal protein L7/L12 — protein MADIAKLVEELSKLTVLEAAELATALEEEWGVSAAAAVAVAGPAAGGGEAAAEEKDEFDVVLTGDGGKKIQVIKEVRAITGLGLTEAKGLVEGAPKPIKEGVAKAEAEEIKGKIEAAGGTVELK, from the coding sequence ATGGCTGATATTGCCAAGCTTGTTGAAGAACTTTCGAAGCTGACCGTGCTTGAAGCGGCAGAACTCGCAACTGCTCTCGAAGAAGAGTGGGGCGTAAGCGCCGCAGCTGCTGTTGCAGTTGCTGGTCCAGCTGCTGGCGGCGGCGAAGCTGCTGCTGAAGAAAAAGACGAATTCGACGTTGTCCTCACCGGCGACGGCGGCAAGAAAATCCAGGTCATCAAAGAAGTCCGCGCCATCACTGGTCTGGGCCTCACCGAAGCCAAGGGTCTTGTTGAAGGCGCACCGAAGCCAATCAAAGAAGGCGTTGCGAAAGCAGAAGCCGAAGAAATCAAAGGCAAGATCGAAGCAGCCGGCGGTACCGTCGAGCTCAAGTAA
- a CDS encoding serine hydrolase: protein MNTKPRLPFAAIFAAALSLTALPATAQAEDGQANELNASFDSAFGTDMREPQSFEAVYTEGFERRIVELADGDRGRIGVYAIDLGTGKEISVLGDQRFPMASTSKVAVAVAFLDGVDKGKWKLSDEFPLMIPVKSKKFSSTRAPVRTGNYVPAWELISLMISKSCNSCTDALLRVVGGPGAVNDWMSDAGFADFQLSRDIATLVRDDGEYDPVEWIDPRDSASPRTMGLLLAGIYQGRWLSPQSRGLLMAALEETTTGRNRMNAVLPDSAQLAHKTGTLSRTASDIGIFRLPDGRAVAAAIYVTGQSANLIDEARNKRTARKMRDARIAEITRALYNGFAASARQEQQPNWTSAPRSGG from the coding sequence ATGAACACAAAGCCTCGCTTACCTTTCGCCGCAATTTTCGCAGCCGCGCTATCGCTAACCGCTTTGCCAGCGACCGCGCAGGCTGAAGACGGACAAGCAAACGAACTCAACGCAAGTTTTGACAGCGCATTCGGCACCGACATGCGCGAGCCCCAGTCTTTTGAGGCAGTCTACACGGAGGGTTTTGAGCGTAGGATCGTCGAGCTTGCGGACGGAGATCGCGGACGGATTGGTGTTTACGCAATCGACTTGGGCACTGGCAAAGAGATCTCGGTTCTGGGCGATCAACGGTTTCCAATGGCTTCAACCAGCAAGGTTGCTGTCGCGGTCGCGTTCCTTGACGGCGTAGATAAGGGCAAATGGAAACTCTCCGACGAGTTTCCATTGATGATCCCGGTCAAATCAAAGAAATTTTCGAGCACTCGCGCTCCAGTCCGGACGGGAAACTATGTTCCCGCTTGGGAGCTCATCAGCCTGATGATTAGCAAGAGCTGCAACAGCTGCACCGATGCCTTGCTGCGCGTTGTGGGCGGACCAGGTGCCGTGAATGACTGGATGAGCGATGCAGGTTTTGCGGATTTTCAGCTATCCCGTGACATCGCAACTTTGGTGCGCGACGACGGTGAATACGATCCGGTCGAATGGATTGACCCGCGCGATTCCGCATCTCCGCGAACGATGGGGCTTTTGCTCGCCGGCATTTACCAAGGGCGCTGGCTCAGTCCGCAAAGTCGCGGGTTGCTCATGGCCGCCCTCGAAGAGACTACAACAGGCCGCAACCGTATGAACGCCGTTTTGCCGGACAGTGCGCAATTGGCGCATAAAACCGGAACTTTGAGCCGGACAGCGAGCGATATCGGCATCTTCCGCTTGCCTGATGGACGCGCAGTGGCCGCCGCGATCTATGTTACTGGGCAGAGCGCAAATCTGATTGACGAAGCGCGTAACAAGCGGACCGCACGAAAAATGCGCGATGCACGCATCGCCGAGATTACCCGGGCCCTTTATAATGGGTTTGCGGCCAGTGCCCGGCAGGAACAGCAACCAAATTGGACCAGTGCGCCGCGCTCTGGCGGCTAA